CTTTCCCCTTTTCTATACAATGTGTACTGCcatgacatatacaaccacaaCTTGCAAGACAAACACGCAATGAACGAAACAGcttacatattacaatacgcCAACGACACTGCACTCATTGCACAtgacaaaacaacaaaaaaagccGTGGAGAGACTACAGATTCTAATGGACAACACAATGACAtggttctacaaatggagACTGACACCAAACGCTGTGAAGAACCAACTACTACTCTctaaccataaaattaaactcaacTCCCCAACATTACAGGCAGATAGACACACAGTAGAACCAACTgacgaaattaaatacttaggGGTTACAAtagacaaaaaactgaaattcaccAAAACCTACAAAACACGAGGACAGAAATCACTCgacgaacaaaacattttcgaacacTGATATACAAAGACAGAGCCATAAGTACCAAAacggcaacaaaaatatacaaagcgATATGCAGACCTCTATTAGACTACGGCCACGTACTGATGGCGAATGCAacagacaaaacaaaaaaatacatacaaacaactgaacaaattgccttaagactgatcacaaaaataagacaTCCCGACAACCCCTTACATAACCCACCCACCCAAATGCTATACGAACGCACGAATATGACGAAAATAATGGAAAGACTACTGCAACTTcggaaaaaatggaaggacAAACCTCATAACTGAACAATACTCAACCCCCTCTGCTTGACACGGCAAACTAGACATTCCCGATTCCTTTATCCCTCCGAAGCCCTACTCGAACACTACCAACAACCATGAACGGACTGCGGACGGACGACAATAGCGAACAGTCATTCCTTTCTCATCCTTATCACACTTATGGTTGCCTcgtggtttttttttctcattctgTAGATTATACATGTCAATTGGGCAGAAAGGCCAAGGGGCCGATAGCCCGTTCACCGGGTGAATGAAgatagttattattattataaaaatccataaataaagaaattcttaTTTCGTTTTTCAGAAATGCACGAAAAACCTAAGAATTCTCTTCAAAGGTTGCAATAAGTGTATTTCACTATTGTCAGATTTTAATGTTTCCCATCACGAATCCAGCTATTAGCTGTAGTACATTCTGGCATCTAGTAACAGAAGTAAGTTCAGATATTCCCTACCGACGATTCGAATTGATGCATACCATCAGAGCTTTTTTTGAGTTTAATCAAAGCCggacaatattatttttttaatttatagaagcattaatgaaataattgaatatttaaactACGTAGTGAATCACAAAGCAATTTGAGTCACGCTTCGTGATACAGGATGGTAgaaataaattctaattttcaCCAAACTTCCAATCCCTCTCTTTTagtattcaattaatttattaatgcaacttttcaaattctcatTTCCCAGATGTTCATGAGTTATCACAGAAAACTGTTTTTATGACGCGaattatttagtaaatttattattaagtcCGTTCTATAACATTTTATGGAACTATGAGCAAACATTCGTCTCCCCCAAACAAACAATTGTCACAATATATGTACATACTCAACAATGATAAGCAGATCAGTAGAAATCGTAAACTAACGTCGCAGATGAAACTGACGACTATAAAGatataaattagtaattttaataattaaattactttcgctcaaaaaaaaaaacatatttcttggAGACAGTTAGTTCTCTCCACTTTTACCCAAACCTGgataaacatgaaattttccCTCTAAAGCTAAGACTGTTTTCAAATGTGAAATGACTCTCAACAGAATCATGACTTTCCAAAGTGTTATCATATTATGTTCTTCATTATGGATATGCATGACACAACAAGAAGATGGTCTAGATCAATTAACTCCCACCTTGGCAAGTACTGATGTGAGTTGTGCAtttatagtttcaaaattgaattcaaATTGCAAGCTTTGCACGTTTAGGAGATCCCTACAAACCGATCTCCTTCGCCATTCATATTCAACAAGGACAAAAGTCCTTCTCTCCTCTCAACACGTATCATTGGAGGAGAAGATGCCACCGCTAATGAATACCCTTTTCAAGTGGCACTGTACATATACAAAGATGGTTCCACGTATTTTTGTGGAGGCAGCTTGATAACCAATGAATTTATAATGACCGCTGCCCATTGCGTAAAAGGGtacgatttatatttttattttttaatgtatcgAGTAATTAAAGCAGAAAATTTCTAGGGCGATAAATGTCGTAGCAGTCCTTGGTAGTCACGATTTAAGCGTTGCAGAAGATAACAGAGTGACCTATATCACTTCAACATATTTCATCCATAAAGGTTGGAGTTCAAGTACATTTCAAAATGATATCGCCCTAATACAATTACCAGAAAAAGTCACTTTGAATAGCTATATTAGTACCGTTACTATTGCTTCCGGAACTGATACTTACAGTGGTCTCACTAGTAGGGTTCTGGGATGGGGGAAGACGTCTCTAGGTATAtagatttgaatttaatgGTATTCattgttttgcaaattttatgttgCAACAGTTTTCATATGAGTTAATGAGAAAAAGAATAGGGAATTGGTCCTATTAAGAGTATTAATTGGTACCAAAACTCCATGCAACGGTATTTTCATCTGAGTGACCATTAGAAATGTTTAGAGAACCATGAAAGCtagaaaatcacaattttgtATACGGCCATTTGAGCCTAAAATCTAttgactgaaaatattttcaaaatggcagcATATTTATAAcgactttgttattttaaatagaataactatgttttttttttatgattctaCGTTGAATTTCAGGTCAACTTTATGCAAAATACTGATAacctaaaatatcaaaattggcTAAAATCTTCTacgtaaagaaaaattcttataaggAAACTACAAAGGTACGacaacaaaattttaccaattgAAAGTCACAACATAGCGTTCCATTCTTCTCAATtccaattttgataattatctACACGGTGGtctggaaaataaaatgaacTAGGCCAACAcgaaaatgctaaaaattcattttcttcaaataaagcatcccatattttattatatgggTTACTAGGTCATTTCATTCCGCATTCAATCGtgtaaaattttcctattCTCGCATGAGAATTGTTTTGAGTtatttaagtttgaaatttgaaaattaaaaattatatatgcaAAACATAGTTAGTTGCCTGGTGCTGTAATATCCTGAACTATATGTgaacatattattttaataattgttcaaaaccTCCACCCCTTGTttccaaacatttttctgTCCGTAAGTATACCAGCCGCATATTAGAAATATAACAGCACTTTGAATACTTAAAACATTaatgaactatttttcttctttaaaacTGATATCGAAGCTTATTTCTGCTTTTtacgtgatttttcaaaaatttctcaattaaaaaagaggTACATTTGGGAACGTATTTGAAAGACTTTTCCAATGGGGTATAACTTAACCCCCCTTcccattttagattttaatggTTGTTTCCACCCACGCTAGAGGGTGTATGCAATTTAATGGAAAGCCGACTTGAAGAAAGttcctattaaaaataaaaatcgacgtgtttttgcatatttacatattttctatataatcACCGAAATATCGAGGGcggttcattttcaaattgacgcACTGTACATATTTAATGCTACACAAACTTACCTAGGACGGTTTGCACGCAGCaagcattttattttatgaaactcttcatcaagaattttttcctttaacgACGTGTGGGTGGACTTGAGGAGTTGCTTCAAAAGAGGTTTTTGGCGAAAACTATGAGGAATGGTACTTTTCCTGGCATTTACTTTTaatgtatgaaaaaaatcggATTTATGCAAATCAAATAATTGTGAAcctcaaatttttacaaaatttagatGGGATTTAATGTAAGCGAAGTCTAGATCGCACTCATGACGGAATGCTAGATAGTACACAAAACTCGCATTTCTTTAACAGTTTCTTGtgtaaaaatatgataattatAATGAAACTTTTACTGGAAACGCATTGACGTACTTGTTATAAATGAATTCATACATTTTAGGGACACTGTCGACGGTGCTAAAATATGTGGATGCACCAGTAATGACGAATGCAGAGTGCAGCTCTTATAATGGATATGCAGCCTTCATATCAGATTACCATTTGTGTACCTCAGGTAAAGTGATCTGAAACCAAAACGTTTTTTCACAGAGACCTTTAAATTTAACCCATAGTTCATGGTCCGATATAAATCTGCTTTATGAATTGTGATGGATTTCCACAGAAGTCAGCACTGATTTAATCATATACTCAATATACCAATTTTTTAGGAAAGGGTACAGTTGGATCATGTAACGGAGACTCAGGGGGACCACTTCTTGTCGATGGAGTTCAAGTGGGTATCGTGTCATTTGGTGAAGAAAATTGTTCAGCGAGTATACCTTCAGTCTACACTAGAGTCACAAAATTCAACGGTTGGATCAACGAAAAAGTTACTACATATGCATCAAGCGATGGTGGTGCTACAAGAAGTTCGTTTAATCGATGCCAATCCATTGGCATGGTAGTAGGAAGTATTGCCGTTTTAGCTCTTggaaatatatgaaaattatttaattaaacaagggctttttatttcattaatttcgatgtgttccaaatattaGCAGAACTAGATACCTGCTTGGGGAATCCAATaccaataaaacaaaaatatttttgaacaagaAAGCCAATATGATAAATTTGCCTGATTTGagccaaataattttaaaaggaaaaatacgATATCCCATACTGGCCCaataacgaattaaaaaaatcacaactgGAGCACATGAGGAACAAGCAACACAATGAAAATCAAGAGAAATCCGATTTGCCACATCCATAGAGAGCAAGGAACACGTAAAGGCCTCTGCGAGCCCTAGAATTTATAGCATGACCTTTTCGGACATCCGATATAAGTAAAGAATGTGAAATTAAGGTGTTCGCTTAAAACCCCTTCGCTCGTCCCACAGAGTACCCTTCGTCACACAAAACAATGTATTTCCTCACTAGTTACCGAAAGTCCTTGCCCCCCGTATAGAGGCTTTTAAAGGTGCCATGTAATATTTATAATGCCAGACATGCCataaaaaatctatattaGCCATTAGAATTAGTGAGATTCAAGAATCTGCGTCTCAATAGAAGATATTTATcgggaaattgaaaaaaaaaataaaatcttaaaatatttactgtaATCAACAAATGGAATCTCTTGCGGAGCTTAGCATAAAAATCAGTTATtatatttgattattattataccacaataaagtaattattatatacatagaggaccaaaagtctcgtataatttgttaaaaatcgaaaaaaatatttttcatgaaaatgtcaGAACACGTTaagtattgtttttagttgtgtattttttaacataatagtcatgtatacagggttacccctagtagataaatgtacttttaattttttttcttatgtgtATCTAaaaccccatgtatattataacGGTGTTGACTGATTTTTTAACTCTCCTATATTGTTGAGCTTCAGCTGATCTTATTTAAACACATCCTATGTTTTAGATaatcccataaaaaaaagtccatacAGATGAAGTCAGACGATCTAGCAGACCACTCTAATTGCCATAttgcgcaaatatttcaatagctCTTGAATTTAGACACGGGCATGTTGCATGATACacatatgttcagaatttctcaaagattttaaaaacgtcataatatacatagggctccttaaaaaaatgaaaaaggacATTTATTTACTACATAGACAGCCCTGTATCCATGCCTgttatgtcaaaaaatgtgcaactaaaaacaatattcgaCGTGTTACAGCAttatcatgaaaaatatttccttaagtttttaatgaatttatacgGGACTTTTAGTCCtctatgtatatacatataataacCATATATAGCCATATTGTATATGTATAATAGCCCTATATAAAAGCCATAATATGCGGATAATTCGATAGTCAAATAAATTCAGCTACCCGGTGAATCAATCATTCAATGCATTATCAGCGACAGAAGCTTTTGTAACAGAGatggattttaaaataatattactgATTACTAGCGTTTGTCTTAGTGCGATACATGGACAACGAATTGATATAGATGAATTCTCTAATAGTCACAGAACCAATGTAAGTTTGGTTATTTAGATACTTAAGGGTTAGCAAATGATGAAgggaaattttcaggaaatccCCATACGAGAACCTCCCcctgaattcaaatttatgaaaGATAGAACTCCATCAGTTAAATGCATCATCGGTGGAGATGTAGCAACCGCACATGAATATCCATTTCAAGCGGCTCTCTACATATACGTCCACGTTACTCAATATTTCTGCGGTGGTTCTTTAATAGCTCTTAACTGGGTATTGACGGCAGCTCATTGTACACAATGGTagtaattcatttaaattaacttttcttTATCAGTGTCATGACATCAACCAAGCTGACATTTTTAGGGCAACTAGCATCTTAGTCGTACTAGGAGCGCATGATCTATCAATAGCAGAGGACAACATAATAGTTTACAATACAACAAAGTATATAATACATGAAAATTGGAATTCAGTAACGTTGCAAAATGATGTGTCCTTGATACAGCTTCCTAAGAAAGTCACACTCAATAACTATATAGACATAGTTCCTGTAGCTACTGGCACTGATTTGTACACTAGAAAAATAAGTACAACTTTGGGTTGGGGTCGAACAATTGCAGGTACCTaggtatatacagggtgtaacatactataatggagatatttcaggaggCAATAGCACTCcccaaataattaaaaacatgctAAAAGACACATGGTCAAAAACGTGCTATTTTCGATATCCAGGGTGGCAAAGTTGCACATTCGTTCTaatgtttttcgtttttctcaCGTATAccataaatgaaatttttgaaatttcgtaaacctatttttttaagactcTCTAGACAAAAACATATACAAgatattatgttttttttataatgtactattttatgctttgtatttttttaaaaccatgTATGGATTCTGACACCAAATTTCAATTCCTTGTTCAACTCCTTGGATTTTTGGTCTTTTGTAGTATTTTacacctttaaccatgttcagagaattgcaaaaatatttattcatgtaaactgaaaaaataaaggaagcAAGGAAAAAAGTAATCATCCAGCTCAATTATTAACTATACGAAgcaatttgtaacatttaatctaatttcttaacataaaaataaatataccggaaaataaaattacaaaaacttttaaaaaggccctttaaaaaatgtgaaactttgcctCCATGTCTTGTAAATTTTACGTTGTTGTCATAGTCTACCGTAATATTGTTAGAATTTA
The Euwallacea fornicatus isolate EFF26 chromosome 12, ASM4011564v1, whole genome shotgun sequence genome window above contains:
- the LOC136342630 gene encoding uncharacterized protein; the protein is MTLNRIMTFQSVIILCSSLWICMTQQEDGLDQLTPTLASTDEIPTNRSPSPFIFNKDKSPSLLSTRIIGGEDATANEYPFQVALYIYKDGSTYFCGGSLITNEFIMTAAHCVKGAINVVAVLGSHDLSVAEDNRVTYITSTYFIHKGWSSSTFQNDIALIQLPEKVTLNSYISTVTIASGTDTYSGLTSRVLGWGKTSLGTLSTVLKYVDAPVMTNAECSSYNGYAAFISDYHLCTSGKGTVGSCNGDSGGPLLVDGVQVGIVSFGEENCSASIPSVYTRVTKFNGWINEKVTTYASSDGGATRSSFNRCQSIGMVVGSIAVLALGNSNKFSYPVNQSFNALSATEAFVTEMDFKIILLITSVCLSAIHGQRIDIDEFSNSHRTNEIPIREPPPEFKFMKDRTPSVKCIIGGDVATAHEYPFQAALYIYVHVTQYFCGGSLIALNWVLTAAHCTQWATSILVVLGAHDLSIAEDNIIVYNTTKYIIHENWNSVTLQNDVSLIQLPKKVTLNNYIDIVPVATGTDLYTRKISTTLGWGRTIAGSYSSELRYVNASVISNDECKSYKEYAKYIEDHHLCTSGEGFVGSCNGDSGGPILVNGTQVGLVSFGVINCAAGYPSVNTRLTEFYSWINEKISNTGASYKKEYGIYLLFIISNVVNIILSNK